Below is a window of Oceanivirga salmonicida DNA.
AATTTTAATGCTTCTTCTTTTACTTTAGAATCTTTCCATACACCAAATGCAAATTCTTCTCCTGTTATTAAAGTAGGTTCATCATCAGCATATCTTGCAGGTGTTGGCATAAATGCTATTTTAGCTTCTGGATTATACTCTTGTGCTTCTCTAATCATACCATTAGTAGCAAATGTGAATAATGCCTTATTATCTGCTAATGCTCTTGCAGTATCATCTGGTGTTGCAGTTACAAAATCTTTATTAATTAAATTATTTTCTCTAAATTGAACTAATAAATTTGATAATTCTTCCCATTTTTGAGTATTAAATACTCCATTTAATAAGTTTTGTGCTTCATTATCTTTTGGTGTAATTAAAAATGATGAACCTGCCCAGTCAAAAAATCTTCCACCTTCATTGGCATCTTTTGCTCCCATATGTATACCAATATAACCATTTTCTACTGCTTTTTTAGCAACATTTAAAAAATCATCCCAAGTTTTAATATCATCTACATTAACACCTAATTTTTCTAATATAGTAACATTATATACCATACCTGTTATATCCATATTTACTGGTAAAACATATATATGTCCTTCTTTATCAGTTATTGCACCTTTAATTAATGGGTTAATATCTTTTACCCAAGATTGATTATCTAATTTTTCTAGGTATTCACTATATCTTAAAACAGACCAACCATGTGTAGAAAAAATATCTGGTAAGTCATTAGAAGCCATTCTTGTCTTCATAGTAGATTCATATTCTGCTCCACCACCAGCTAATATATTTACTTTTATTCCTTCTTTTTCTTCAAATTTAGCAGCAATTTCTTTTAATTTAGCATAAATTATGTGTTCTTCTGTTGCACTTAAATAAAAATCTACTGTTTTCATTTCTTTTTTATCTTCTGCTCCACAACTAAATATTGCGAACACTGATATAAAAAGCATTAATAATTTTAAAATTTTCTTTTTCATTCTTATCTCTCCTTTTCTACCTTCTTTTATAATAGTATATCTAATTTATAGTCATATAAAAAGAATATAAAAATACAAAAAAGAG
It encodes the following:
- a CDS encoding ABC transporter substrate-binding protein produces the protein MKKKILKLLMLFISVFAIFSCGAEDKKEMKTVDFYLSATEEHIIYAKLKEIAAKFEEKEGIKVNILAGGGAEYESTMKTRMASNDLPDIFSTHGWSVLRYSEYLEKLDNQSWVKDINPLIKGAITDKEGHIYVLPVNMDITGMVYNVTILEKLGVNVDDIKTWDDFLNVAKKAVENGYIGIHMGAKDANEGGRFFDWAGSSFLITPKDNEAQNLLNGVFNTQKWEELSNLLVQFRENNLINKDFVTATPDDTARALADNKALFTFATNGMIREAQEYNPEAKIAFMPTPARYADDEPTLITGEEFAFGVWKDSKVKEEALKFIDYLALPENIKLINESIGAAPGLLNVEVDNGDLTEYYNKYVNTKTVPYLDRVYLPGGMWSTLCDVGTGILTEQLTVKDGVAKLKADYEKLYNAQK